One window from the genome of Longimicrobium sp. encodes:
- a CDS encoding GNVR domain-containing protein: protein MSIENGGSPPGDEVRILDLGAVLLRRWRLIVFTTLAAMLVAGGVAMLRTKKYQASVVLLAPQEQGGGRSSDMLARQLAGAGIPGIGNVSNPNQRLIGVLARSRSFADSMVARLAGPRAGGAMQGKLRRMLAADTEVNPRPDGSIAIQVEGEDPRLAARVANTIPVLLNEMSARVGVEAAVQKQHFLETQLRRARAALDQSEQRLVNFQKQRNAPELNDQATRTVDAAAQLQSQITEQEVRVSELRRTVTPSNAQLQSAEARLGTLRAQLRRLTAGGGGGLFVPFNESPDLAATLTRLKRDYARDEQVYISLTNAIAQSQIDVNNNLPVVSVLDQATVPGAPSGIGVKLIVLVAAVLGLVLGLVAAFVVEHFARARQDPAAGSFFVAWEEFKHDVVPLRRRSTQTAGRR, encoded by the coding sequence ATGAGCATTGAGAACGGCGGTTCCCCTCCGGGGGATGAGGTCCGCATCCTCGACCTGGGGGCGGTGCTGCTGCGGCGCTGGCGGCTGATCGTGTTCACCACGCTCGCGGCGATGCTCGTGGCCGGCGGGGTGGCCATGCTCCGCACCAAGAAGTACCAGGCCAGCGTGGTGCTGCTCGCCCCGCAGGAGCAGGGGGGCGGCCGCTCGTCGGACATGCTGGCGCGCCAGCTGGCCGGCGCGGGGATCCCCGGGATCGGCAACGTCAGCAACCCCAACCAGCGGCTCATCGGGGTGCTGGCGCGCAGCCGCTCCTTCGCGGACTCCATGGTCGCCCGGCTGGCGGGGCCGCGCGCGGGGGGCGCCATGCAGGGCAAGCTCCGGCGGATGCTGGCGGCGGACACCGAGGTGAACCCCCGGCCCGACGGCTCCATCGCCATCCAGGTGGAGGGCGAGGACCCGCGGCTGGCGGCCAGGGTGGCCAACACCATCCCGGTGCTCCTCAACGAGATGTCCGCGCGGGTGGGGGTGGAGGCGGCGGTGCAGAAGCAGCACTTCCTGGAGACGCAGCTGCGCCGGGCACGCGCCGCGCTGGACCAGTCGGAGCAGCGGCTCGTCAACTTCCAGAAGCAGCGGAACGCTCCCGAGCTGAACGACCAGGCCACCCGCACGGTGGACGCCGCCGCGCAGCTGCAGAGCCAGATCACGGAGCAGGAGGTGCGGGTCAGCGAGCTGCGCCGCACCGTGACGCCCAGCAACGCGCAGCTGCAGTCGGCCGAGGCCAGGCTGGGCACCCTGCGCGCGCAGCTCCGGCGGCTGACCGCCGGGGGCGGGGGCGGGCTCTTCGTGCCCTTCAACGAGTCGCCGGACCTGGCGGCCACGCTCACGCGGCTCAAGCGCGACTACGCGCGCGACGAGCAGGTGTACATCTCGCTGACGAACGCGATCGCGCAGTCGCAGATCGACGTCAACAACAACCTGCCCGTGGTGAGCGTGCTGGACCAGGCCACCGTGCCGGGCGCGCCCAGCGGCATCGGCGTCAAGCTGATCGTGCTGGTGGCCGCGGTGCTGGGGCTGGTGCTGGGGCTGGTGGCGGCGTTCGTGGTGGAGCACTTCGCCCGCGCGCGGCAGGACCCGGCCGCCGGCTCGTTCTTCGTGGCGTGGGAAGAATTCAAGCACGACGTGGTGCCGCTGCGGCGGCGCTCCACCCAGACCGCGGGCAGGCGGTAG
- a CDS encoding methyltransferase domain-containing protein — MFEPNVQAVLDRIKPGDRVLDIGGWARPFNRADYVLDAEPYETRGYYGASRPPQGGEREHFTRDTWHARDICEHTPFPFGDKELDYVICSHTLEDIRDPLWVCAEMVRVAKAGYLEVPSRVAESCRGTEPGIVGWTHHRWLIDIGDAHVDFLMKYHMIHSSPRFSLPRSYLHGLPEERQVQWLFWTDSFTFAERTIHGVENIAAELEGYVNRVSPPSALPGKVDDALFEVAQLGRRAVNRLRR; from the coding sequence ATGTTCGAACCGAACGTGCAGGCGGTGCTCGACCGCATCAAACCCGGCGACCGGGTCCTCGACATCGGCGGATGGGCGCGGCCCTTCAACCGCGCCGACTACGTGCTGGACGCCGAGCCGTACGAGACGCGCGGCTACTACGGCGCGTCGCGGCCGCCGCAGGGGGGCGAGCGGGAGCACTTCACCCGCGACACGTGGCACGCGCGCGACATCTGCGAGCACACGCCCTTTCCGTTCGGCGACAAGGAGCTGGACTACGTCATCTGCTCGCACACGCTGGAAGACATCCGCGACCCGCTGTGGGTGTGCGCGGAGATGGTGCGCGTGGCGAAGGCGGGGTACCTGGAGGTGCCGTCGCGCGTGGCCGAGAGCTGCCGCGGCACCGAGCCGGGGATCGTGGGGTGGACGCACCACCGCTGGCTGATCGACATCGGCGACGCGCACGTGGACTTCCTGATGAAGTACCACATGATCCACTCGTCGCCCCGCTTCTCGCTCCCCAGGTCGTACCTGCACGGTCTGCCGGAGGAGCGGCAGGTGCAGTGGCTCTTCTGGACGGACTCGTTCACCTTCGCGGAGCGGACGATCCACGGCGTGGAGAACATCGCGGCGGAGCTGGAAGGGTACGTGAACAGGGTGTCGCCGCCGTCCGCCCTTCCGGGCAAGGTGGACGACGCGCTGTTCGAGGTGGCGCAGCTCGGCCGCCGCGCGGTGAACCGCCTGCGGCGCTGA
- a CDS encoding ABC transporter permease codes for MAMGGALGTQGSIPTLVIQPAGRFAAIDFRELWAYRGLFWFLVWRDIKVRYAQTVLGAGWAVLQPLLTTLLFTVIFGTFAKIPSDGVPYAAFAITALVPWTYFSTALTGASTSLVASTNLITKVYFPRLVIPAAPVLAGLLDFFIGMVIILAMVVFYGITPSPLALVIVPIVVVVMALTAAGVGSWLAALNIQYRDIRYVVPFLVQVWMYASPVVYPASVVPERFRLVYALNPMVGVIEGLRAAFLNTGQVGWSTIGVSLGMGLLLFVGGVLYFRRVERTFADVA; via the coding sequence ATGGCGATGGGCGGAGCCCTGGGCACCCAGGGCTCCATTCCCACGCTGGTCATACAGCCGGCGGGGCGCTTCGCCGCGATCGACTTTCGCGAGCTCTGGGCGTACCGGGGGCTCTTCTGGTTCCTGGTGTGGCGCGACATCAAGGTGCGCTACGCGCAGACCGTGCTGGGCGCGGGGTGGGCGGTGCTGCAGCCCCTGCTCACCACGCTGCTCTTCACCGTCATCTTTGGCACCTTCGCCAAGATCCCGTCCGACGGGGTGCCGTACGCCGCCTTCGCCATCACGGCGCTGGTGCCGTGGACCTACTTCTCCACGGCGCTCACCGGGGCGAGCACCAGCCTGGTGGCGAGCACCAACCTGATCACCAAGGTGTACTTTCCGCGCCTGGTGATCCCCGCCGCGCCGGTGCTGGCCGGGCTGCTGGACTTCTTCATCGGCATGGTCATCATCCTGGCGATGGTGGTGTTCTACGGCATCACCCCGTCGCCGCTGGCGCTGGTCATCGTCCCCATCGTGGTGGTGGTGATGGCGCTCACCGCGGCGGGGGTGGGGTCGTGGCTGGCCGCGCTCAACATCCAGTACCGCGACATCCGCTACGTGGTGCCCTTCCTGGTGCAGGTGTGGATGTACGCGTCGCCGGTGGTGTACCCCGCCTCGGTGGTGCCGGAGCGGTTCCGGCTGGTGTACGCGCTCAACCCCATGGTGGGCGTCATCGAGGGGCTGCGCGCCGCCTTCCTGAACACCGGCCAGGTGGGGTGGTCCACCATCGGGGTCTCCCTGGGGATGGGGTTGCTGCTCTTCGTGGGCGGGGTCCTCTACTTCCGGCGCGTGGAGCGCACCTTCGCTGACGTGGCGTGA
- a CDS encoding ABC transporter ATP-binding protein, translating to MSNTAIRAEHLGKQYRIGARAEPYKTVRESLQRAVTTPARRAAGLLRTGKWARESEGELVWALRDVSFDVKHGEVLGVIGRNGAGKSTLLKILSRITPPSVGRAEVHGRIGSLLEVGTGFHPELTGRENIFLNGAFLGMDRAYITRRMEEIVEFSGVGKFLDTPVKRYSSGMYLRLAFAVAAHLEPEILIVDEVLAVGDTAFQEKCVARMGTVAREGRTVLFVSHNMTAVHSLCTRCVVIQEGRVKFDGDTEEAILEYQTAAHGSDEDGPRGEWDYSGRSPASIPAGKPIIRKVMLQDEMGRVTDTLPVSRPARMVIEVDGLSEYPNPVVGVLFKSYNDQNMLGFNTAMRPPVIRGRRQGREELVLEIPRVPFTPGTYWIDIGVDDAGVRRLDYVDHAVRMVVAEFDVYGSGVAIKAEHGVVYLDGEWELRPAPPADGAAVGLIEQVDSPDGVFTA from the coding sequence ATGTCGAACACCGCCATACGCGCCGAGCACCTCGGCAAGCAGTACCGGATCGGGGCCCGCGCCGAGCCGTACAAGACGGTCCGCGAGTCGCTGCAGCGCGCCGTCACCACGCCGGCGAGGCGCGCGGCGGGGCTGCTGCGCACGGGGAAGTGGGCGCGCGAGTCCGAGGGCGAGCTGGTGTGGGCGCTGCGCGACGTCTCGTTCGACGTGAAGCACGGCGAGGTGCTGGGCGTCATCGGCCGCAACGGGGCGGGCAAGAGCACGCTGCTCAAGATCCTCTCCCGCATCACGCCGCCCAGCGTGGGGCGCGCCGAAGTGCACGGCCGCATCGGCTCGCTGCTGGAGGTGGGCACCGGCTTCCACCCCGAGCTCACGGGGCGCGAGAACATCTTCCTGAACGGCGCCTTCCTGGGGATGGACCGCGCGTACATCACGCGCCGCATGGAAGAGATCGTGGAGTTCAGCGGGGTGGGGAAGTTCCTGGACACCCCGGTCAAGCGCTACTCCAGCGGGATGTACCTGCGCCTGGCCTTCGCCGTGGCGGCGCACCTGGAGCCGGAGATCCTGATCGTGGACGAGGTGCTCGCCGTGGGCGACACCGCCTTCCAGGAGAAGTGCGTGGCCCGCATGGGCACCGTGGCCCGCGAGGGGCGCACGGTGCTCTTCGTGAGCCACAACATGACGGCGGTGCACTCGCTGTGCACCCGCTGCGTGGTGATCCAGGAGGGGCGCGTGAAGTTCGACGGCGACACCGAGGAAGCGATCCTGGAGTACCAGACCGCCGCGCACGGGAGCGACGAGGACGGCCCGCGCGGCGAGTGGGACTACTCCGGCCGCAGCCCGGCGAGCATACCGGCCGGCAAGCCGATCATCCGCAAGGTGATGCTGCAGGACGAGATGGGGCGCGTGACCGACACGCTCCCCGTGAGCCGCCCGGCGCGCATGGTGATCGAGGTGGACGGGCTGTCGGAGTACCCCAACCCCGTGGTGGGCGTGCTCTTCAAGTCGTACAACGACCAGAACATGCTGGGCTTCAACACCGCCATGCGCCCGCCCGTGATCCGCGGCCGGCGGCAGGGACGCGAGGAGCTGGTGCTGGAGATCCCCCGCGTCCCCTTTACCCCGGGCACGTACTGGATCGACATCGGCGTGGACGACGCGGGGGTGCGGCGGCTGGACTACGTGGACCACGCGGTGCGCATGGTGGTGGCCGAGTTCGACGTGTACGGCAGCGGCGTGGCCATCAAGGCGGAGCACGGCGTGGTGTACCTGGACGGCGAGTGGGAGCTGCGCCCCGCCCCGCCCGCGGACGGCGCCGCGGTCGGGCTGATCGAGCAGGTTGATTCCCCGGATGGAGTTTTCACCGCATGA
- a CDS encoding methyltransferase domain-containing protein — translation MKLIVGCGPKPVPEGWVGVDVNEDYLRRAREISPSTEVFYGDATNLPFEDDSVDELVCWEVLEHIEDKEKALSEFHRVSKPGAKLTLTTPMLHIEQELGRRSRNYQQSVVDTQHQFCVPPEETLSLIKRYYDLSRVWYAPEAYAYCRAIAPLLDEYDVRFNDAGDLVGENAKLVHELATKKQRRTSWFWRLVNRVRPYSATKSICIAGECRKPLAA, via the coding sequence ATGAAGCTGATCGTAGGGTGTGGTCCCAAGCCCGTGCCCGAGGGGTGGGTTGGGGTCGACGTGAACGAGGACTACCTGCGCAGGGCCCGGGAGATCTCTCCATCCACGGAAGTGTTCTACGGCGACGCCACGAACCTTCCCTTCGAGGACGACTCGGTGGACGAGCTGGTGTGCTGGGAGGTGCTGGAGCACATCGAGGACAAGGAGAAGGCGCTCAGCGAGTTCCACCGCGTCTCCAAGCCGGGGGCCAAGCTGACGCTCACCACTCCCATGCTGCACATAGAGCAGGAGCTGGGGCGGCGCTCGCGCAACTACCAGCAGAGCGTGGTGGACACGCAGCACCAGTTCTGCGTGCCGCCCGAGGAGACGCTGAGCCTCATCAAGCGCTACTACGACCTCAGCCGCGTGTGGTACGCGCCCGAGGCGTACGCCTACTGCCGCGCCATCGCGCCGCTGCTGGACGAGTACGACGTGCGCTTCAACGACGCGGGCGACCTGGTGGGCGAGAACGCGAAGCTGGTGCACGAGCTGGCGACGAAGAAGCAGCGCCGCACGTCGTGGTTCTGGCGGCTGGTGAACCGCGTGCGCCCCTACTCCGCCACCAAGTCGATCTGCATCGCGGGCGAGTGCCGGAAGCCGCTGGCCGCCTGA
- a CDS encoding glycosyltransferase family 4 protein: MTESAGVRRALASWTSLRAAAVALYGAAAANRRLGGAGRGSVRRVVHVSPAFFGGGSIIGGGERYAVSLAQAMAGLVETVFLSFGPERRTEQHGALRVEIFPILELKDGVPFDPVSFSFLPMLRGFDVVHCHQYRTIVTNFAALAGAALGKRVFVTDLGGTGRHFTHVLPVARVVTGFLPISEFGARVLPDGEHGTVIHGGVDDSFLEIPPAAGPKPPRVLFVGRLLPHKGIDDLVRAVEPGWELVVMGRPYSPEYFALLQELAAGKNVRFVTDASDEELVRAYREAAVTVLPSVYRDTYGVHHEIPELLGLVLLESMACGTPAICTDVGGMPEFVDEGVTGFVVPPNSPDALRERIAFLLDNPAEAAAMGQRGRETVARRFTWRAVAERCLRAYGG, translated from the coding sequence ATGACGGAGAGCGCGGGCGTGCGGCGGGCGCTGGCGAGCTGGACCTCGCTGCGCGCGGCCGCCGTGGCACTGTACGGCGCCGCCGCGGCCAACCGCCGGCTGGGGGGAGCGGGGCGGGGGAGCGTGCGCCGGGTGGTGCACGTCTCTCCCGCCTTCTTCGGCGGCGGGTCCATCATCGGCGGGGGCGAGCGCTACGCCGTGAGCCTGGCGCAGGCGATGGCCGGGCTGGTGGAGACCGTCTTCCTGAGCTTCGGGCCGGAGCGCCGCACGGAGCAGCACGGTGCGCTGCGGGTGGAGATCTTTCCCATCCTGGAGCTCAAGGACGGGGTGCCGTTCGACCCGGTGTCGTTCTCCTTTCTGCCGATGCTGCGCGGCTTCGACGTGGTGCACTGCCACCAGTACCGCACCATCGTCACGAACTTCGCGGCGCTGGCGGGCGCGGCGCTGGGGAAGCGGGTGTTCGTGACCGACCTGGGCGGCACGGGGCGCCACTTCACGCACGTGCTGCCGGTGGCGCGCGTGGTGACCGGCTTCCTGCCCATCTCCGAGTTCGGCGCGCGCGTGCTGCCGGACGGGGAGCACGGGACGGTGATCCACGGCGGCGTGGACGACAGCTTCCTGGAGATCCCCCCCGCCGCCGGCCCCAAGCCGCCCCGGGTGCTCTTCGTGGGCCGCCTGCTGCCGCACAAGGGGATCGACGACCTGGTCCGCGCGGTGGAGCCGGGGTGGGAGCTGGTGGTGATGGGAAGGCCGTACAGCCCGGAGTACTTTGCCCTCCTCCAGGAGCTGGCGGCGGGGAAGAACGTGCGCTTCGTGACCGACGCGAGCGACGAGGAGCTGGTGCGCGCCTACCGCGAAGCCGCCGTCACGGTGCTCCCCTCCGTGTACCGCGACACGTACGGCGTGCACCACGAGATCCCCGAGCTCCTGGGGCTGGTGCTGCTGGAGAGCATGGCGTGCGGCACGCCGGCCATCTGCACCGACGTGGGGGGGATGCCGGAGTTCGTGGACGAGGGCGTGACCGGCTTCGTGGTGCCGCCCAACTCGCCCGATGCGCTCCGCGAGCGGATCGCCTTCCTGCTGGACAACCCGGCGGAGGCGGCGGCCATGGGGCAGCGCGGGCGCGAGACGGTCGCGCGGCGCTTCACCTGGCGCGCGGTGGCGGAGCGCTGCCTGCGGGCGTACGGCGGTTGA
- a CDS encoding glycosyltransferase family 4 protein: MRILVVSNFYPPHFIGGYELGCATAVEALRLRGHQVAVLTSTYGGSGPRSEGEVHRWMTGVGPEPARAWRPAPVRRLATLARLVRKERGNWAALRRLAAEFRPDVVYVWNPVGTSVSLAAALPALGMPTAFYVFDEWMARGDDLVLRFWKGGGVPARVAAAAGMPAVSGGVAFRNVQFGSAYLAEAVRAAGVRTEGARTIHWGIDPATFPFRAEPRPEVRRLLFVGQVLPHKGVHTVIEALALLEAPATLTIAGDADNPYGHELRRRVGELGLEEAVSFRGRVPRAEIVALYHDHDVLVFPSVWNEPFGITILEAMACGLPVVATGTGGSGEIVRDGENALVFAPGDAAACARQVGRLMEDDALFERVRRNARESVERHFTLERTIEQIEEGLRAAVAAGSAA; encoded by the coding sequence ATGCGCATCCTGGTGGTCTCCAACTTCTATCCACCCCACTTCATCGGCGGCTACGAGCTGGGCTGCGCCACGGCGGTGGAGGCGCTGCGCCTGCGCGGGCACCAGGTGGCGGTGCTCACCAGCACGTACGGCGGGAGCGGGCCGCGCAGCGAGGGCGAGGTGCACCGCTGGATGACGGGCGTGGGCCCCGAGCCCGCCCGCGCGTGGCGCCCGGCCCCCGTGCGGCGCCTGGCCACGCTGGCGCGGCTGGTGCGCAAGGAGCGGGGGAACTGGGCGGCGCTGCGCCGGCTGGCGGCGGAGTTCCGCCCGGACGTGGTGTACGTGTGGAACCCGGTGGGCACCTCCGTCTCGCTGGCCGCGGCGCTGCCGGCGCTGGGAATGCCCACGGCCTTCTACGTGTTCGACGAGTGGATGGCGCGTGGCGACGACCTGGTCCTCCGCTTCTGGAAGGGCGGCGGCGTCCCGGCGCGCGTGGCGGCGGCGGCGGGGATGCCGGCCGTGAGCGGCGGGGTGGCCTTTCGCAACGTGCAATTCGGCAGCGCGTACCTGGCCGAGGCCGTGCGCGCCGCCGGCGTGCGCACCGAGGGCGCCCGCACCATCCACTGGGGGATCGATCCGGCCACCTTTCCCTTTCGCGCCGAGCCCCGTCCCGAGGTGCGCAGGCTGCTCTTCGTCGGGCAGGTGCTGCCGCACAAGGGGGTGCACACGGTGATCGAGGCGCTCGCCCTGCTCGAAGCGCCGGCCACCCTCACCATCGCGGGCGACGCGGACAATCCGTACGGGCACGAGCTGCGGCGGCGCGTGGGCGAGCTGGGGCTGGAGGAGGCGGTGAGCTTTCGCGGCCGGGTGCCACGCGCGGAGATCGTGGCGCTGTACCACGACCACGACGTGCTCGTCTTTCCCTCCGTGTGGAACGAGCCGTTCGGCATCACGATCCTGGAGGCGATGGCGTGCGGCCTCCCCGTCGTCGCGACCGGCACCGGCGGCAGCGGCGAGATCGTGCGCGACGGCGAGAACGCGCTCGTCTTCGCGCCCGGCGACGCGGCGGCGTGCGCGCGGCAGGTCGGACGGCTGATGGAGGATGACGCGCTGTTCGAGCGCGTCCGGCGCAACGCGCGCGAGTCGGTGGAGCGCCACTTCACCCTCGAGCGCACGATCGAGCAGATCGAGGAAGGGCTGCGCGCGGCCGTCGCGGCCGGGAGCGCGGCGTGA
- a CDS encoding glycosyltransferase family 1 protein — protein MTPGAPLRVVYDVSILGAGHRSQLSRTGTYRVTERLAHGLAAAPECELRFAAVESARVRGLARAHVAEDASLRHVPLVAPPRAGLVDALAHPLLRMDLRPSDAKHVRVARGVMARGVKAAEAALGHRRLGDWVDADVFHSPSAPLPRWAGRGRPPARLLTVLDLIPVLFPELFDVHVLRRFRAVLASLDRDAWAICISASGRDDLCEHTGIDPARVFVTPLAAAPDLFHPVTDAERIAEVKARYGIPDAPYLLSLNTLEPRKNMDHAIRSFVRLVRDEGVRDLYFVLAGTKGWHHDGIFEAISGAGDLRGRIILPGFVADENLAALYSGATAFVYPSLYEGFGLPPLEAMQCGVPVITSNTSSLPEVVGDAGILLDPRDGDALCQAMLDVYRTPALRETLRERSLARARHFSWERCTRDTIAAYRAASAS, from the coding sequence GTGACGCCGGGCGCGCCGCTGCGGGTGGTGTACGACGTGTCAATCCTGGGCGCTGGGCACCGGTCGCAGCTCAGCCGCACGGGCACCTACCGCGTGACGGAGCGGCTCGCGCACGGGCTGGCCGCCGCGCCGGAATGCGAGCTGCGCTTCGCGGCGGTGGAATCGGCGCGGGTGCGCGGGCTGGCGCGGGCGCACGTCGCCGAGGATGCGTCGCTGCGGCACGTGCCGCTGGTGGCGCCGCCGCGCGCGGGGCTGGTGGACGCGCTCGCGCACCCGCTGCTGCGTATGGACCTGCGCCCGTCAGACGCGAAGCACGTGCGCGTCGCGCGCGGCGTGATGGCGCGCGGGGTCAAGGCCGCCGAGGCCGCGCTGGGGCACCGCCGGCTGGGCGACTGGGTGGACGCCGACGTCTTCCACTCCCCCTCCGCGCCGCTGCCGCGCTGGGCGGGGCGGGGAAGGCCGCCCGCGCGCCTGCTCACCGTGCTCGACCTGATCCCGGTGCTCTTCCCCGAGCTGTTCGACGTCCACGTGCTGCGCCGCTTCCGGGCCGTGCTCGCCAGCCTGGACCGCGACGCGTGGGCGATCTGCATCTCCGCCTCCGGGCGCGACGACCTGTGCGAGCACACGGGAATCGACCCGGCGCGGGTCTTCGTCACCCCGCTGGCCGCCGCGCCGGACCTCTTCCACCCCGTGACGGACGCGGAGCGGATCGCGGAGGTGAAGGCGCGCTACGGGATCCCCGACGCGCCGTACCTGCTGAGCCTCAACACGCTGGAGCCGCGAAAGAACATGGATCACGCGATCCGCTCGTTCGTCCGGCTGGTGCGCGACGAGGGGGTGCGTGACCTGTACTTCGTGCTCGCGGGGACGAAGGGGTGGCACCACGACGGGATCTTCGAGGCGATCTCCGGCGCCGGCGACTTGCGCGGGCGCATCATCCTTCCCGGCTTCGTGGCGGACGAGAACCTGGCCGCGCTCTACAGCGGCGCCACCGCGTTCGTCTACCCGTCGCTCTACGAGGGATTCGGGCTGCCGCCGCTGGAGGCCATGCAGTGCGGCGTCCCCGTCATCACCTCCAACACCTCCTCGCTCCCTGAGGTCGTGGGCGACGCGGGCATCTTGCTCGACCCGCGCGACGGGGACGCGCTCTGCCAGGCGATGCTCGACGTCTACCGCACCCCCGCGCTGCGAGAGACGCTGCGCGAGCGGTCGCTGGCGCGCGCGCGGCACTTCAGCTGGGAGCGGTGCACCCGCGACACCATCGCCGCCTACCGCGCCGCCAGTGCGTCGTAA
- a CDS encoding glycosyltransferase family 1 protein, which yields MAADGTAGPGRRMTLGMDARAVHSTGVGRYVREVLAALFADPRFGRLVLLGEPDELHALLADWGAEDQATVLPFPRSWSSHQSQLAWARMAARGQTRADVWHFPFSDVPLLLHPRRSVVTVHDLIPIKLPGLVRRRERIASTIILHAGARLAWRMIADSESTRRDIVSYVPGAAKKVEVVPLGVGPSFRPLEPAEAAHCARAQGLRPYLFCVGNRFPHKNHVAAVDTLARVRAGGSAMRLVVAGGTANAHWPQVMRHAEALGVADAVVDLGKVSETELRCLYAHCTAFLFPSLYEGFGLPVLEAMACGAPVIASNRTSVPEVMGEGGLSVDPGDSQAMADAVARLERDPGLRAEWIRKGREQAARFTWESTTQRTMEILYRAACS from the coding sequence ATGGCGGCGGATGGCACGGCAGGCCCGGGGCGCCGCATGACGCTGGGGATGGACGCGCGCGCGGTCCACAGCACCGGCGTGGGGCGCTACGTGCGGGAGGTGCTCGCCGCCCTCTTCGCGGACCCGCGCTTCGGCCGCCTGGTGCTGCTGGGCGAGCCGGACGAGCTCCACGCGCTGCTGGCGGACTGGGGCGCGGAAGACCAGGCCACCGTCCTCCCCTTTCCGCGCAGCTGGAGCAGCCACCAGTCGCAGCTCGCCTGGGCCCGGATGGCGGCCCGCGGCCAGACCCGCGCGGACGTGTGGCACTTCCCGTTTTCGGACGTGCCCCTGCTGCTGCACCCGCGCCGCAGCGTGGTGACGGTGCACGACCTGATCCCCATCAAGCTGCCGGGGCTGGTGCGCAGGCGCGAGCGGATCGCCTCCACCATCATCCTGCACGCGGGGGCCCGGCTCGCCTGGCGGATGATCGCCGACTCGGAGTCCACGCGGCGCGACATCGTGTCGTACGTGCCGGGCGCGGCGAAGAAGGTGGAGGTGGTGCCGCTGGGCGTGGGCCCCTCGTTCCGCCCGCTGGAGCCCGCCGAGGCCGCGCACTGCGCGCGCGCGCAGGGGCTGCGGCCGTACCTGTTCTGCGTGGGGAACCGCTTTCCGCACAAGAACCACGTGGCCGCCGTGGACACGCTGGCGCGGGTGCGGGCGGGGGGGAGCGCCATGCGGCTGGTGGTGGCCGGGGGCACGGCCAACGCCCACTGGCCCCAGGTGATGCGCCACGCCGAGGCGCTCGGGGTGGCGGACGCCGTGGTGGACCTGGGCAAGGTGAGCGAGACGGAGCTCCGCTGCCTGTACGCGCACTGCACGGCCTTCCTCTTTCCCTCGCTCTATGAGGGGTTCGGGCTCCCCGTGCTGGAGGCGATGGCGTGCGGCGCGCCGGTGATCGCCTCCAACCGCACGTCGGTTCCGGAGGTGATGGGCGAGGGCGGGCTCTCCGTGGACCCCGGCGACAGCCAGGCCATGGCGGACGCGGTGGCGCGGCTGGAGCGGGACCCCGGCCTGCGCGCCGAGTGGATACGAAAGGGGCGGGAGCAGGCGGCCCGCTTCACATGGGAGAGCACCACGCAGCGGACGATGGAGATCCTGTACCGCGCCGCGTGTTCGTGA